The region CTCATATTTCAGCTCGGTTACGGCGAAATGTGAGCTAGAACTCCAGGCTGCGGCGCCCCTCGAAGGCGCGTCCCAGAGTGACCTCGTCGGCGTATTCGAGATCGCCGCCGACGGGAAGGCCGCTGGCCAACCGGGTCACTGTGAGACCCATGGGTTTGACCAGGCGGGCGAGGTAGGTGGCGGTCGCCTCCCCCTCGAGGTTGGGGTCTGTCGCCAGGATCAGCTCGGTGACCTCGCCGTCGGCGAGGCGTTTCATGAGCTCCTTGATGCGCAGGTCGTCCGGGCCGACGCCCTCGATCGGGCTGATGGCCCCGCCCAGGACGTGGTAGCGGCCGCGGAACTCGCGGGTGCGCTCGATGGCGACGACGTCCTTGGACTCCTCGACCACGCAGATGACGGCGGGGTCGCGGCGGGGGTCACGGCAGATCCGGCACTGCTCCTCTTCTGCGACGTTGCCGCAGACGGAGCAGAAGCGCACCTTCTCCTTGACCTCGACCAGCGCGCCGACCAGGCGCTTGACGTCCGCGTGCTCGGCGGAGAGCAGGTGGAAGGCGATGCGCTGCGCGCTTTTCGGACCGACGCCGGGCAGCCGCCCGAGCTCGTCGATCAGATTCTGCACCGCGCCTTCGTACATCGCCCGCTCACTTCGGTCGGACCGTGTTCGACGGGGCGGTCCGTCACCCCTCTACCACCACCGTATAGGGAACGACGACCTTCCGCGTACGCGTCGGGTCGCCGTCGTGCGAGGCCGGGTCCGTTCCGGCCCGTCCGCCCGAACCCGGTCGCCCGTCCCCGGCGGGCGTCCCGGGGCCGCGGGCCGCCGGCCGGGGGCGGCGGGCCGGCGTCGGACAGGGTCCGGGCGGGCCGGAGCGGGGAGTGCTGCGGGTCGCGGCCTAGAAGCCGGGCAGGCCGGGCATGCCGCCGCCCAGGCCCTGGGTGAGCGGGCCCATCTTCTCCTGCTGGAGCCGCTCGACCTGCGCCTCGGCGTCGCGGATGGCCGCCAGGACCAGGTCCGCGATGGTCTCGACGGTCTCCGAGGCGTCGTCGG is a window of Nocardiopsis changdeensis DNA encoding:
- the recR gene encoding recombination mediator RecR, whose protein sequence is MYEGAVQNLIDELGRLPGVGPKSAQRIAFHLLSAEHADVKRLVGALVEVKEKVRFCSVCGNVAEEEQCRICRDPRRDPAVICVVEESKDVVAIERTREFRGRYHVLGGAISPIEGVGPDDLRIKELMKRLADGEVTELILATDPNLEGEATATYLARLVKPMGLTVTRLASGLPVGGDLEYADEVTLGRAFEGRRSLEF